In Anaerolineae bacterium, the DNA window CACACCAGCCGCCACTTGTCATCAAGTTGGGTGGTCTGGTCAATCTTGGCCTCCCGCAGACTGGCCCCACCCAGTTCTGCTCCCCGCAAATCTGCCTGGGTGAAATTGGCCCAATGCAAAGTGGTGGCGCGCAGGTCTGAGCGGCTGAGATTGGCCCCGCTGAAATTTGCGCCGCCCAGGTTGGCCCCCTCAAAATTGGCCTGGTTGAGGTCTGCCGCCGTAAAATTGGCCGCATTAAGACTGGCTTCACTGAGATTGGCCCGGCTAAGTTTAGCCCGTTTGAACTTGGCCCCGGTGGCCAGGGCCTCACTCAAATCTGCCCCGCTGAGGTCGGCCTCGCTAAAATTGGCCCCAATGAGGTTGGCGTTGCTAAAGAGTGTTCGGCGCAGGTCCGCCTGGCTAATATCCACCCCGCCAAGATCCGCCATGCTCAGATTCAGGCCGCTAAGGTCCATGCCGTTGAGGTTTATCTCTTTCAAACTTGGCCTTTCGCCCTTTTGCCAGGCAGATTTAAC includes these proteins:
- a CDS encoding pentapeptide repeat-containing protein, translated to MGIKLTREQIEERVKSAWQKGERPSLKEINLNGMDLSGLNLSMADLGGVDISQADLRRTLFSNANLIGANFSEADLSGADLSEALATGAKFKRAKLSRANLSEASLNAANFTAADLNQANFEGANLGGANFSGANLSRSDLRATTLHWANFTQADLRGAELGGASLREAKIDQTTQLDDKWRLVWEIANQRAADRNLNEADLSGANLRRADLRQANLTGAKLNNADLSRANLEQATLTGANMENTILLEAKVSNEQLSAARSLAGATLPDGTMHE